A DNA window from Chiloscyllium plagiosum isolate BGI_BamShark_2017 chromosome 9, ASM401019v2, whole genome shotgun sequence contains the following coding sequences:
- the six2a gene encoding homeobox protein SIX2a isoform X1 has translation MSMLPTFGFTQEQVACVCEVLQQGGNIERLGRFLWSLPACEHLHKNESVLKAKAVVSFHRGNFRELYKILESHQFSPHNHPKLQQLWLKAHYIEAEKLRGRPLGAVGKYRVRRKFPLPRSIWDGEETSYCFKEKSRSVLREWYAHNPYPSPREKRELAEATGLTTTQVSNWFKNRRQRDRAAEAKERYEENNENSNSNVTAGGHNQMNHSMNGNKNMLASSDEEKTPSQTPDHTSSSPALLLGSLGQSSNTSLQPLHTLAAPPGPSAVAVPNSDVIHHHALQDSMLNPMSSNLVDLGS, from the exons ATGTCGATGCTTCCAACTTTTGGGTTTACTCAAGAGCAAGTGGCGTGTGTGTGCGAAGTCCTCCAGCAAGGAGGTAACATCGAGCGGCTCGGCCGCTTCCTGTGGTCACTACctgcctgtgaacatctgcatAAAAACGAGAGCGTCCTCAAAGCCAAGGCCGTGGTGTCTTTCCACCGAGGCAACTTCCGCGAACTTTACAAGATTCTGGAGAGCCACCAGTTCTCTCCGCACAACCACCCGAAGCTGCAGCAGTTGTGGCTAAAGGCTCACTACATCGAAGCCGAAAAGCTGCGGGGGCGGCCGCTAGGGGCCGTAGGCAAGTACCGCGTCCGGCGCAAGTTCCCGTTGCCGCGCTCTATTTGGGACGGCGAGGAGACCAGCTACTGCTTCAAGGAGAAGTCACGCAGCGTCCTGCGAGAATGGTATGCTCACAACCCGTACCCTTCGCCCCGGGAGAAGAGGGAGTTAGCCGAGGCCACCGGCCTCACCACCACCCAGGTCAGCAACTGGTTCAAGAACAGGCGACAGAGGGACCGAGCCGCCGAAGCCAAGGAAAGGTACGA AGAAAACAACGAGAACTCGAATTCCAACGTTACGGCCGGCGGCCACAACCAAATGAATCATTCGatgaatggaaacaaaaatatGTTAGCGAGCTCAGACGAGGAAAAGACTCCGTCTCAAACCCCGGATCACACTTCGAGCAGCCCGGCGCTACTCTTAGGATCCCTGGGCCAGAGCTCCAACACTAGTCTGCAGCCTCTACACACTCTGGCCGCGCCTCCAGGTCCTAGCGCCGTTGCGGTACCCAATTCAGATGTTATACACCACCATGCATTACAGGACTCCATGCTCAACCCAATGTCATCCAACTTAGTTGACCTTGGCTCGTAA
- the six2a gene encoding homeobox protein SIX2a isoform X2 encodes MSMLPTFGFTQEQVACVCEVLQQGGNIERLGRFLWSLPACEHLHKNESVLKAKAVVSFHRGNFRELYKILESHQFSPHNHPKLQQLWLKAHYIEAEKLRGRPLGAVGKYRVRRKFPLPRSIWDGEETSYCFKEKSRSVLREWYAHNPYPSPREKRELAEATGLTTTQVSNWFKNRRQRDRAAEAKERENNENSNSNVTAGGHNQMNHSMNGNKNMLASSDEEKTPSQTPDHTSSSPALLLGSLGQSSNTSLQPLHTLAAPPGPSAVAVPNSDVIHHHALQDSMLNPMSSNLVDLGS; translated from the exons ATGTCGATGCTTCCAACTTTTGGGTTTACTCAAGAGCAAGTGGCGTGTGTGTGCGAAGTCCTCCAGCAAGGAGGTAACATCGAGCGGCTCGGCCGCTTCCTGTGGTCACTACctgcctgtgaacatctgcatAAAAACGAGAGCGTCCTCAAAGCCAAGGCCGTGGTGTCTTTCCACCGAGGCAACTTCCGCGAACTTTACAAGATTCTGGAGAGCCACCAGTTCTCTCCGCACAACCACCCGAAGCTGCAGCAGTTGTGGCTAAAGGCTCACTACATCGAAGCCGAAAAGCTGCGGGGGCGGCCGCTAGGGGCCGTAGGCAAGTACCGCGTCCGGCGCAAGTTCCCGTTGCCGCGCTCTATTTGGGACGGCGAGGAGACCAGCTACTGCTTCAAGGAGAAGTCACGCAGCGTCCTGCGAGAATGGTATGCTCACAACCCGTACCCTTCGCCCCGGGAGAAGAGGGAGTTAGCCGAGGCCACCGGCCTCACCACCACCCAGGTCAGCAACTGGTTCAAGAACAGGCGACAGAGGGACCGAGCCGCCGAAGCCAAGGAAAG AGAAAACAACGAGAACTCGAATTCCAACGTTACGGCCGGCGGCCACAACCAAATGAATCATTCGatgaatggaaacaaaaatatGTTAGCGAGCTCAGACGAGGAAAAGACTCCGTCTCAAACCCCGGATCACACTTCGAGCAGCCCGGCGCTACTCTTAGGATCCCTGGGCCAGAGCTCCAACACTAGTCTGCAGCCTCTACACACTCTGGCCGCGCCTCCAGGTCCTAGCGCCGTTGCGGTACCCAATTCAGATGTTATACACCACCATGCATTACAGGACTCCATGCTCAACCCAATGTCATCCAACTTAGTTGACCTTGGCTCGTAA
- the six2a gene encoding homeobox protein SIX2a isoform X4: MSMLPTFGFTQEQVACVCEVLQQGGNIERLGRFLWSLPACEHLHKNESVLKAKAVVSFHRGNFRELYKILESHQFSPHNHPKLQQLWLKAHYIEAEKLRGRPLGAVGKYRVRRKFPLPRSIWDGEETSYCFKEKSRSVLREWYAHNPYPSPREKRELAEATGLTTTQVSNWFKNRRQRDRAAEAKESNPTDMCVSTTDSGPIRQLERKQRELEFQRYGRRPQPNESFDEWKQKYVSELRRGKDSVSNPGSHFEQPGATLRIPGPELQH, translated from the exons ATGTCGATGCTTCCAACTTTTGGGTTTACTCAAGAGCAAGTGGCGTGTGTGTGCGAAGTCCTCCAGCAAGGAGGTAACATCGAGCGGCTCGGCCGCTTCCTGTGGTCACTACctgcctgtgaacatctgcatAAAAACGAGAGCGTCCTCAAAGCCAAGGCCGTGGTGTCTTTCCACCGAGGCAACTTCCGCGAACTTTACAAGATTCTGGAGAGCCACCAGTTCTCTCCGCACAACCACCCGAAGCTGCAGCAGTTGTGGCTAAAGGCTCACTACATCGAAGCCGAAAAGCTGCGGGGGCGGCCGCTAGGGGCCGTAGGCAAGTACCGCGTCCGGCGCAAGTTCCCGTTGCCGCGCTCTATTTGGGACGGCGAGGAGACCAGCTACTGCTTCAAGGAGAAGTCACGCAGCGTCCTGCGAGAATGGTATGCTCACAACCCGTACCCTTCGCCCCGGGAGAAGAGGGAGTTAGCCGAGGCCACCGGCCTCACCACCACCCAGGTCAGCAACTGGTTCAAGAACAGGCGACAGAGGGACCGAGCCGCCGAAGCCAAGGAAAG CAATCCTACCGATATGTGTGTCTCCACCACCGATTCGGGGCCCATTCGCCAGCTGGAA AGAAAACAACGAGAACTCGAATTCCAACGTTACGGCCGGCGGCCACAACCAAATGAATCATTCGatgaatggaaacaaaaatatGTTAGCGAGCTCAGACGAGGAAAAGACTCCGTCTCAAACCCCGGATCACACTTCGAGCAGCCCGGCGCTACTCTTAGGATCCCTGGGCCAGAGCTCCAACACTAG
- the six2a gene encoding homeobox protein SIX2a isoform X3: MSMLPTFGFTQEQVACVCEVLQQGGNIERLGRFLWSLPACEHLHKNESVLKAKAVVSFHRGNFRELYKILESHQFSPHNHPKLQQLWLKAHYIEAEKLRGRPLGAVGKYRVRRKFPLPRSIWDGEETSYCFKEKSRSVLREWYAHNPYPSPREKRELAEATGLTTTQVSNWFKNRRQRDRAAEAKERYDNPTDMCVSTTDSGPIRQLERKQRELEFQRYGRRPQPNESFDEWKQKYVSELRRGKDSVSNPGSHFEQPGATLRIPGPELQH, encoded by the exons ATGTCGATGCTTCCAACTTTTGGGTTTACTCAAGAGCAAGTGGCGTGTGTGTGCGAAGTCCTCCAGCAAGGAGGTAACATCGAGCGGCTCGGCCGCTTCCTGTGGTCACTACctgcctgtgaacatctgcatAAAAACGAGAGCGTCCTCAAAGCCAAGGCCGTGGTGTCTTTCCACCGAGGCAACTTCCGCGAACTTTACAAGATTCTGGAGAGCCACCAGTTCTCTCCGCACAACCACCCGAAGCTGCAGCAGTTGTGGCTAAAGGCTCACTACATCGAAGCCGAAAAGCTGCGGGGGCGGCCGCTAGGGGCCGTAGGCAAGTACCGCGTCCGGCGCAAGTTCCCGTTGCCGCGCTCTATTTGGGACGGCGAGGAGACCAGCTACTGCTTCAAGGAGAAGTCACGCAGCGTCCTGCGAGAATGGTATGCTCACAACCCGTACCCTTCGCCCCGGGAGAAGAGGGAGTTAGCCGAGGCCACCGGCCTCACCACCACCCAGGTCAGCAACTGGTTCAAGAACAGGCGACAGAGGGACCGAGCCGCCGAAGCCAAGGAAAGGTACGA CAATCCTACCGATATGTGTGTCTCCACCACCGATTCGGGGCCCATTCGCCAGCTGGAA AGAAAACAACGAGAACTCGAATTCCAACGTTACGGCCGGCGGCCACAACCAAATGAATCATTCGatgaatggaaacaaaaatatGTTAGCGAGCTCAGACGAGGAAAAGACTCCGTCTCAAACCCCGGATCACACTTCGAGCAGCCCGGCGCTACTCTTAGGATCCCTGGGCCAGAGCTCCAACACTAG